The proteins below come from a single Podarcis muralis chromosome 8, rPodMur119.hap1.1, whole genome shotgun sequence genomic window:
- the LRRC14 gene encoding leucine-rich repeat-containing protein 14 isoform X2 — protein sequence MNSLVFLCSQKVVADFDSLQDALGFLPKELYPVLFKAAFMDKRTLSLQLLVNTWPFPVLSFQKLLRKCQHCERALIREKPNKYCIQMVISGVVTYLIKLLENRRGSKSKGPQQRLQILDMTGLQDEGQGPESMSLWSRTVTLAKACLDISKQQGKWTRRTSKRRKSPYSKPPGPPALPPVSVDVWVDLFVNSTSYGVLKDALQINSYNALRLRCRDFRAEELSIASTVGLLEFLDPVGVRQVDLRFNNLGLSGLRVVLPHLTKFTNLASLKLPYSNVDVRRLTVGMEGSLQYFANQLSRLRCLKELNLGSSRLSGKLRLLLGDLQSPLESLELAFCYLLPNDLAYLSQSLHTPALKKLDLSGNNLSDCLLQPFQGLLMEAAPTLLHLDIMECRMMDTHLNVLLPAICRCSRLRYLGVFGNPISAKGLKNLLHKTVGLLDLKLVIYPYPVDCYGDDLPWPPTSSNLLNGNVDEEKFFRVSNELQQMLLSANRADVTWTTNLCRHNSLDFFSL from the exons ATGAACTCCCTGGTGTTCCTCTGCTCTCAGAAGGTTGTCGCTGACTTTGATAGCCTGCAAGATGCCTTGGGCTTCCTCCCGAAGGAGCTCTACCCCGTCTTGTTCAAAGCGGCCTTCATGGACAAGAGGACCCTGTCCTTGCAGCTGCTCGTGAACACCTGGCCCTTCCCAGTCCTCAGTTTCCAGAAGCTGCTGCGGAAATGCCAGCACTGCGAACGAGCCCTGATCCGGGAGAAGCCCAACAAGTACTGCATCCAGATGGTTATTTCGGGAGTTGTGACATACCTGATCAAGCTGCTGGAGAACCGGCGTGGCAGTAAGAG CAAAGGGCCGCAGCAGCGGCTGCAGATTCTCGACATGACTGGCCTCCAGGACGAAGGGCAGGGCCCAGAGAGCATGAGTCTCTGGTCCCGGACGGTCACGCTGGCAAAGGCTTGCCTGGACATCTCCAAGCAGCAAGGCAAGTGGACGAGGCGGACGTCCAAGCGGAGAAAAAGCCCCTACAGCAAACCCCCGGGCCCCCCGGCCCTCCCTCCCGTCTCCGTGGACGTTTGGGTGGACCTCTTTGTGAACAGCACCTCCTACGGAGTCCTGAAGGACGCCTTGCAGATCAACAGCTACAACGCCCTTCGGCTGAGGTGCCGGGACTTCCGGGCAGAGGAGCTGTCCATCGCCAGCACCGTGGGGCTGCTGGAGTTCCTGGACCCGGTCGGCGTCCGGCAGGTGGACCTGAGGTTCAACAACCTGGGCCTCTCCGGCTTGCGAGTGGTCCTCCCCCACCTGACCAAGTTCACCAACCTGGCGAGCCTGAAGCTGCCCTACAGCAACGTGGATGTCAGGCGCCTCACCGTGGGCATGGAGGGGAGCCTGCAGTACTTTGCcaaccagctgagccgactgagATGCCTCAAGGAGCTGAATCTGGGGTCCTCCCGGCTGTCTGGCAAGCTGAGGCTGCTCCTAGG TGACTTGCAAAGCCCTTTGGAGAGCCTGGAGCTGGCCTTCTGCTACCTTCTGCCCAACGACCTGGCCTACCTTTCCCAAAGCCTCCACACCCCTGCCCTGaagaagctggacctcagcgggAACAACCTCTCCGACTGCCTCCTGCAGCCTTTCCAAGGCCTGCTGATGGAGGCCGCCCCGACTCTCCTGCACCTGGACATCATGGAGTGCCGCATGATGGACACCCACCTGAACGTCCTCCTGCCGGCCATCTGCCGCTGCTCGCGGCTCCGCTACCTGGGCGTGTTTGGCAACCCCATCTCGGCCAAAGGACTGAAGAACCTCCTTCACAAGACGGTGGGCCTCTTGGACTTGAAGCTGGTCATCTACCCCTACCCGGTAGACTGCTATGGGGATGACCTGCCGTGGCCCCCCACTTCCTCCAACCTCCTCAACGGCAACGTGGACGAGGAGAAGTTCTTCCGGGTCAGCAACGAACTCCAGCAGATGCTGCTGAGCGCCAATCGGGCAGACGTCACCTGGACCACCAACCTCTGCCGCCACAATAGTCTGGACTTCTTTAGTTTATAG
- the LRRC14 gene encoding leucine-rich repeat-containing protein 14 isoform X1 yields MASTAFWLAVCSVAAMNSLVFLCSQKVVADFDSLQDALGFLPKELYPVLFKAAFMDKRTLSLQLLVNTWPFPVLSFQKLLRKCQHCERALIREKPNKYCIQMVISGVVTYLIKLLENRRGSKSKGPQQRLQILDMTGLQDEGQGPESMSLWSRTVTLAKACLDISKQQGKWTRRTSKRRKSPYSKPPGPPALPPVSVDVWVDLFVNSTSYGVLKDALQINSYNALRLRCRDFRAEELSIASTVGLLEFLDPVGVRQVDLRFNNLGLSGLRVVLPHLTKFTNLASLKLPYSNVDVRRLTVGMEGSLQYFANQLSRLRCLKELNLGSSRLSGKLRLLLGDLQSPLESLELAFCYLLPNDLAYLSQSLHTPALKKLDLSGNNLSDCLLQPFQGLLMEAAPTLLHLDIMECRMMDTHLNVLLPAICRCSRLRYLGVFGNPISAKGLKNLLHKTVGLLDLKLVIYPYPVDCYGDDLPWPPTSSNLLNGNVDEEKFFRVSNELQQMLLSANRADVTWTTNLCRHNSLDFFSL; encoded by the exons atggcttctacag CTTTCTGGCTTGCCGTCTGCTCAGTCGCTGCCATGAACTCCCTGGTGTTCCTCTGCTCTCAGAAGGTTGTCGCTGACTTTGATAGCCTGCAAGATGCCTTGGGCTTCCTCCCGAAGGAGCTCTACCCCGTCTTGTTCAAAGCGGCCTTCATGGACAAGAGGACCCTGTCCTTGCAGCTGCTCGTGAACACCTGGCCCTTCCCAGTCCTCAGTTTCCAGAAGCTGCTGCGGAAATGCCAGCACTGCGAACGAGCCCTGATCCGGGAGAAGCCCAACAAGTACTGCATCCAGATGGTTATTTCGGGAGTTGTGACATACCTGATCAAGCTGCTGGAGAACCGGCGTGGCAGTAAGAG CAAAGGGCCGCAGCAGCGGCTGCAGATTCTCGACATGACTGGCCTCCAGGACGAAGGGCAGGGCCCAGAGAGCATGAGTCTCTGGTCCCGGACGGTCACGCTGGCAAAGGCTTGCCTGGACATCTCCAAGCAGCAAGGCAAGTGGACGAGGCGGACGTCCAAGCGGAGAAAAAGCCCCTACAGCAAACCCCCGGGCCCCCCGGCCCTCCCTCCCGTCTCCGTGGACGTTTGGGTGGACCTCTTTGTGAACAGCACCTCCTACGGAGTCCTGAAGGACGCCTTGCAGATCAACAGCTACAACGCCCTTCGGCTGAGGTGCCGGGACTTCCGGGCAGAGGAGCTGTCCATCGCCAGCACCGTGGGGCTGCTGGAGTTCCTGGACCCGGTCGGCGTCCGGCAGGTGGACCTGAGGTTCAACAACCTGGGCCTCTCCGGCTTGCGAGTGGTCCTCCCCCACCTGACCAAGTTCACCAACCTGGCGAGCCTGAAGCTGCCCTACAGCAACGTGGATGTCAGGCGCCTCACCGTGGGCATGGAGGGGAGCCTGCAGTACTTTGCcaaccagctgagccgactgagATGCCTCAAGGAGCTGAATCTGGGGTCCTCCCGGCTGTCTGGCAAGCTGAGGCTGCTCCTAGG TGACTTGCAAAGCCCTTTGGAGAGCCTGGAGCTGGCCTTCTGCTACCTTCTGCCCAACGACCTGGCCTACCTTTCCCAAAGCCTCCACACCCCTGCCCTGaagaagctggacctcagcgggAACAACCTCTCCGACTGCCTCCTGCAGCCTTTCCAAGGCCTGCTGATGGAGGCCGCCCCGACTCTCCTGCACCTGGACATCATGGAGTGCCGCATGATGGACACCCACCTGAACGTCCTCCTGCCGGCCATCTGCCGCTGCTCGCGGCTCCGCTACCTGGGCGTGTTTGGCAACCCCATCTCGGCCAAAGGACTGAAGAACCTCCTTCACAAGACGGTGGGCCTCTTGGACTTGAAGCTGGTCATCTACCCCTACCCGGTAGACTGCTATGGGGATGACCTGCCGTGGCCCCCCACTTCCTCCAACCTCCTCAACGGCAACGTGGACGAGGAGAAGTTCTTCCGGGTCAGCAACGAACTCCAGCAGATGCTGCTGAGCGCCAATCGGGCAGACGTCACCTGGACCACCAACCTCTGCCGCCACAATAGTCTGGACTTCTTTAGTTTATAG